Below is a window of Janthinobacterium lividum DNA.
CGCTGCTGCACCCACCGCAGTAAAAAGTCCCCGACAGCGACATATCCTGTCGCTGCCGCAGTTAAGATGGCGGTCTCGCAACCAATGCAGGCCGCCATCCATGCAACCTTCCCCCGACCTCATCGCACAGCTGGACCAGAGCACGGACCAGCTCAAGCGCGCGCGCCTGCGCAACATGCAGTGGCTGGCCGCCGGCTTGCTGCTGCTGGCCGCGCTGGTCTTCGCGGTGGCCCGTTCGCAACGAGGCGGCCACCCCGCCTGGGGCTATGTGGAGGCGTTCGCCGAAGCGTCTATGGTGGGCGCGATCGCCGACTGGTTCGCCGTCGTCGCCCTGTTCCGCCACCCGCTGGGCATTCCCCTGTGGCATACGGCCATCATCCCGAACAGCAAGGCGGACATCGGCCGCAGCCTGGGCACCTTCGTGGAAAACCATTTCATTACCGAGCAAGGCATCGCCGAGCGCATCGTGCAGGCCGACCCTGCCGCGCGCCTGGGCGCCTGGCTCAGTGACGAGGTCCACGCGCAGCAGCTGGGCATGGCCAGCGCCCGCGTGGTGAAACAGCTGCTGGCGATGGCCGACCACGACAAACTGGGCCGCCTGTTGCGTGTACAGGCCAGCAGCTACCTGGGCCAACTGAATCTGTCGGACGTGGCGGCCGACTGCATCGACGCGCTGATCGCCGACGGCAAGCCGCAGGAACTGCTGGACTTCCTGCTCGACCGCAGCGCCGCCTACCTGGACGACGAGCACCACCACGCCGCCATCGGCGACTTCGTGCTGGGCGCCTTCCAGATCGAGAACGCGCTCGTGAAAAAGGCCGTGAAAGCGTACGAGCCGCGCATGATCGCCTCGCTGCAAAAGTTTGCCCTCGCCGTGCGTGTCGACCCGCAGCACCCGCTGCGCCAGCGCATCGCCGGCTGGATCGCCGACAGCGCCTTGCACCTGAAGGCCGACCCGCAGTGGCAAGAGACTGTGCGCCGCTACCAGTTGCAGCTGGTCGCCAGCGATACGGTGCAAGCCATGCTGGGCGACGTCTGGCACCACATCGGCACGCGCTTGCTGGCCGACCTGCACGCCGACCAGCCCGTGCTGGCGCAAGCCATCGCCAGCCTGGCGCGCAACACGGGCAAGGTGCTGGACACGGACAAGCCTGCGCGGGAATGGCTGAATGACGCCATCGTCGCCGGTAGCGGCGCGCTGGTGCGCCGCTACCGGGGCGAAGTGGGCGCCTTCATTGCCGGCCGCCTGGACCTGTGGAGCAAGGACGAAATGAGCGAGCGCATCGAACTGGCCATCGGGCGCGACCTGCAATTCATCCGCATCAACGGCACCATCGTGGGTGGCTTGGCCGGTTTGCTGATTTACGCCGCCAGCCAGGCGTTTTAGCGCCACTACCAGCGAAGAATATCCCGGGACGGCGCCGCATGTGACGGAAAATGCGGCAGCACCTCCTCGGCCAGTTCCTGCAGCACTTCCGCGGCCGGGCGCTGGCCATGCTGGATGCCCAGCGCCGCATGGTTGACGCCCGCTTCGCGCCATTCACCGAGCAGGTCGATCAATCCCTTGCGCCCCGTGCGCAGCACATAGCCGCTGCGCACGGGCGTGCGCGGGTAATCGGGGTCGTCCACCAGATCCAGCCACTCATTGCACATATGCGGGCGAAAGCCGCCATCCGGTATGCAGGCGCGCCAGGCGCGGATTTTTTTCCGCCAGCCTGCGCGGCCCGTCCGGCGTATCCGTCGCTTCCGGATACGTCAGCCAGCCATCGGCATGGCGTCCTATCCACTCCAGCGGCTGGCCCGAGGAACTGGTGACGACCAGGGGAATGGCGCCCGCCACGGGCTTGGGCAGCAATTCGAGGCCTGCCAGGCTGCCCAGCGGGCCGGCGATATGCGCGGGGCCGGCCCGCAGCAGCTGGCGGAACATGTGCACGGCCTGCGCATAGCGTTCGCCGCGCGTGGCGTATGGCACGCCATACGCGGGAAATTCGCTGGCCCGGTCGCCCGAGGCCGTGCCCAGCACCAGGCGCCCGCCCGACAATTGGTCGATGCTGGCGGCCGCCTTGGCCAGGTCGATGGGATGGCGCAGCGTGAAAATGGCACTGCCCGTGGCCAGGGCCAACGAGTCCGTGCGCGCCGCCAGGTAGGCCAGGTAGGTCCACGGGTCGAACAGCTGGCCCGCATCACCGAAGCGCGGATCGAACAGGGGAATGTCGCGCACCCAGGCCGCGGCAAAGCCTTGCCGGTCCATGGCGGCGACCAGGTCGGCCTGGCCGGCCAGCGCCTGCATGTCGCCCTGGTAAAAACGCAGCGGCAGATAAATGCCGAGGGTCAGCGCGCCGGGCGCGAACATGCGGCGATAGCCGGCATGGTTGGCAAACGCGTGCGAAGACGCGCCGCTGGTATCAATAGTCATGTTGTTCCTTCAGGTAGGTCAGGCGCCTGTGGCGGGCACGGGAATGGAGATGCCCAGCTGTACGGCCGGGCGGGCCGCCACGCGGGCGTACCAGGCGCCCACGTGGGGCCAGGCGGAAAAATCGAAGCCGACCAGCTGCGCGATATGCAGCCAGCCAAAGCTGGCGATATCGGCCACCGAATAATCGTCGCCAGCCAGGTAGGCGTTGCCGGCCAGGCGGCCATCCATGGTGGCCAGCGCCGCGGCGCACAGCTGGCGAAAATGCGCCGTGGCGCCCGCATTTGCGCCTGCGTCCGCGATCTCGAAATGCACGCGCTGGCCCAGCATCGGCCCCATGCTGGCCGC
It encodes the following:
- a CDS encoding DUF445 domain-containing protein; translation: MQPSPDLIAQLDQSTDQLKRARLRNMQWLAAGLLLLAALVFAVARSQRGGHPAWGYVEAFAEASMVGAIADWFAVVALFRHPLGIPLWHTAIIPNSKADIGRSLGTFVENHFITEQGIAERIVQADPAARLGAWLSDEVHAQQLGMASARVVKQLLAMADHDKLGRLLRVQASSYLGQLNLSDVAADCIDALIADGKPQELLDFLLDRSAAYLDDEHHHAAIGDFVLGAFQIENALVKKAVKAYEPRMIASLQKFALAVRVDPQHPLRQRIAGWIADSALHLKADPQWQETVRRYQLQLVASDTVQAMLGDVWHHIGTRLLADLHADQPVLAQAIASLARNTGKVLDTDKPAREWLNDAIVAGSGALVRRYRGEVGAFIAGRLDLWSKDEMSERIELAIGRDLQFIRINGTIVGGLAGLLIYAASQAF
- a CDS encoding glutathione S-transferase family protein; the encoded protein is MMELYTDSSPNGFKATIALAELGLPYRLRHVRIEQGEHRLPAFLALNPHGRIPVLVDHDTGITVFESAAILLYLAEKTGRLLPAQPQQRWAAITWLQFHAASMGPMLGQRVHFEIADAGANAGATAHFRQLCAAALATMDGRLAGNAYLAGDDYSVADIASFGWLHIAQLVGFDFSAWPHVGAWYARVAARPAVQLGISIPVPATGA